One part of the Dysgonomonadaceae bacterium PH5-43 genome encodes these proteins:
- a CDS encoding hypothetical protein (product_source=Hypo-rule applied; cath_funfam=3.40.50.720; cleavage_site_network=SignalP-noTM; pfam=PF01640,PF13734,PF18962; superfamily=49785,54001; tigrfam=TIGR04183), with protein MKNLFFLISVLLLSCISVKAQLRTENEARDIAKSFFSESITTLKADNDGKLETVKLVYAPTMKNSSTPTVIEKPYYYVYNIGDNSGFIIVSGDERAKQVLAYSDNNKFDINEIPDNLKYWLSVYETELDYLCENAVGEEVSLEAPVDLRVDERSYADYVKPLVKAKWDQGAPYNNSCPVIDGSTAVVGCTAVAGAQIMSYYQWPKKGNGSLTYEVAGSNRTINFANATYDWSQLANVYSPSIDKANEQALEIAKLMYHVSFSAQTTYGSTSGAYGSNMMKALVSYFDYDKNILSYVRNSLTKSEWENIIKKELSAARPVLYSGYSDDYKSGHAFVCDGYDENGLFHFNWGWAGYADGYYELSALSPGTSGIGAGAGSYNRGQQIYTGIQPNKGSATPVSQLGLETLKLNTAKETTRMSSISVVANTLTNNGIASFYGHVALGFVSSNNTVVTMASQSVEGLPSGFGWTSLEFSDKLTNLTDGKYKMYVVCKAKDQSDWTIVTGKSGAIGYYNVEVSSLNIKFTEPTDIPKLEFVSSSEVQEIYKLETDYLKFTLKNTGGGEYNSFISIAYDTSGAETFVKDVPIVLAAGETKEFLISGSCKKTAFNYDLYLLYDETNNFKEASKVLNAENPIKAKFVLTSNKIVSLQLAAPISFSSGNDDVTPNTFKLKVPIKNLGDKYTGKIYVAVGSGTNYSSFDVQTITLEKSESTVLYFTNPPAKEYGILKIGVYYEDRFKSKAYWFTPEDNCFVSIKYNADPMLDIETVEVEDKNISIYPNPVEDILYVSLDDYINSISVFDVSGKKLIDKNVNTSGVVSVPVNSLTTGVYVIIVEMPSGVYNGKFYKK; from the coding sequence ATGAAGAATCTATTTTTTTTAATCAGTGTGTTATTGTTGAGCTGCATAAGTGTGAAGGCTCAGTTAAGAACAGAAAATGAAGCAAGAGATATTGCTAAATCATTTTTTAGTGAAAGTATTACAACGTTGAAAGCTGATAATGACGGCAAGTTGGAGACTGTTAAGCTTGTTTATGCTCCAACTATGAAAAATAGTTCGACTCCAACGGTAATAGAAAAACCATATTACTATGTTTATAATATTGGTGATAATAGTGGGTTTATTATTGTTTCTGGCGATGAGAGAGCTAAACAAGTGTTGGCTTATTCAGATAATAATAAATTTGACATTAATGAAATTCCTGATAACCTTAAATATTGGTTGTCTGTTTATGAAACAGAGTTAGATTATCTATGTGAAAATGCGGTAGGAGAGGAAGTGTCTCTGGAAGCCCCCGTAGATTTAAGAGTCGATGAACGTTCTTATGCTGATTATGTTAAACCTTTGGTGAAAGCAAAATGGGATCAGGGCGCACCATATAATAATTCTTGCCCTGTGATTGATGGTTCAACGGCGGTAGTTGGGTGTACGGCGGTTGCTGGTGCTCAAATAATGTCGTATTATCAATGGCCTAAAAAAGGTAACGGTTCGTTAACTTATGAAGTAGCGGGAAGTAACAGGACTATTAACTTTGCAAATGCAACTTACGACTGGAGTCAGCTTGCTAATGTTTATTCTCCTTCGATTGATAAAGCGAACGAACAGGCTTTGGAAATAGCCAAATTAATGTATCACGTTAGTTTTTCAGCTCAGACAACTTACGGTTCAACAAGTGGGGCGTATGGTAGTAATATGATGAAAGCATTAGTGTCGTACTTCGATTACGATAAAAACATTTTATCGTATGTTAGAAATTCTCTTACAAAATCAGAATGGGAAAATATTATTAAAAAAGAATTGAGTGCTGCTCGTCCTGTTTTGTATTCGGGGTATAGCGACGACTATAAATCAGGTCACGCTTTTGTTTGTGACGGTTATGACGAAAACGGACTATTCCATTTTAATTGGGGCTGGGCGGGATATGCCGATGGTTACTATGAGTTGTCGGCTTTGTCTCCTGGAACTTCGGGTATAGGAGCAGGAGCCGGTTCTTATAACAGAGGACAACAAATATATACAGGTATTCAACCAAATAAAGGAAGTGCAACTCCTGTAAGTCAGTTAGGCTTAGAAACTCTAAAATTAAACACCGCTAAAGAAACAACCAGAATGTCTTCTATAAGTGTAGTGGCAAATACTCTTACAAATAATGGTATTGCTTCTTTTTACGGACATGTTGCATTAGGCTTTGTGAGTTCAAATAATACGGTTGTAACAATGGCGTCTCAGAGCGTTGAAGGTTTGCCAAGTGGTTTCGGTTGGACAAGTTTAGAATTCTCAGATAAATTAACGAATCTTACAGATGGAAAATACAAAATGTATGTGGTTTGTAAAGCAAAAGATCAGTCGGATTGGACTATTGTAACAGGGAAATCGGGTGCTATAGGATACTATAATGTAGAAGTTTCTTCTTTGAATATTAAATTTACAGAGCCAACGGATATTCCTAAGCTTGAATTTGTGTCAAGTTCGGAAGTTCAAGAAATATATAAACTTGAAACAGATTACTTGAAGTTTACTCTTAAAAATACAGGAGGAGGGGAGTATAACTCTTTTATCTCTATAGCGTACGATACATCGGGGGCGGAAACGTTTGTTAAAGATGTGCCTATTGTTTTGGCAGCAGGCGAAACAAAAGAGTTTTTGATTTCGGGTAGTTGCAAAAAGACAGCTTTTAACTATGATTTGTACTTATTATATGATGAAACAAACAATTTTAAGGAGGCTTCTAAAGTGCTAAATGCTGAGAATCCTATTAAGGCAAAATTTGTTTTGACTTCTAATAAAATAGTAAGTCTTCAGTTGGCAGCTCCAATATCTTTTTCTTCGGGAAATGATGATGTAACGCCTAATACTTTTAAGTTGAAAGTGCCCATAAAAAATCTTGGAGATAAATATACAGGCAAAATATATGTGGCAGTGGGTAGTGGAACCAATTATTCATCGTTTGACGTGCAAACTATTACTTTGGAAAAGTCGGAAAGCACAGTGCTTTATTTTACTAATCCACCGGCTAAAGAATATGGAATTTTGAAGATAGGTGTCTACTATGAAGATAGATTTAAATCTAAGGCGTATTGGTTTACTCCAGAGGATAATTGTTTCGTAAGTATAAAATATAATGCCGATCCAATGCTGGATATAGAAACCGTTGAAGTAGAAGACAAGAATATTAGCATATACCCTAATCCTGTAGAAGATATCTTGTATGTTTCGTTAGACGATTATATTAATTCGATAAGTGTGTTCGACGTATCGGGTAAAAAACTTATCGATAAAAATGTCAATACTTCTGGAGTTGTTTCAGTACCTGTAAACTCTCTAACTACAGGTGTTTATGTGATAATAGTAGAGATGCCGTCGGGAGTTTACAATGGGAAATTTTATAAAAAATAA
- a CDS encoding tetratricopeptide (TPR) repeat protein (product_source=COG0457; cath_funfam=1.25.40.10; cleavage_site_network=SignalP-noTM; cog=COG0457; pfam=PF13174,PF13414,PF13432; smart=SM00028; superfamily=48452): protein MKIFKTLIFVLLTSVLVPVTAQVNTNRVIAIGKNALYFEDYVLSIQYFNQVIKSKPYLAEPYLYRAMAKFYLDDYSGAENDLTVCLGINPFYVYAYQYRGAARQSLKNYQGAIEDYDKGLESRPEDKYMLLNKAIAYAQMEDYDNALQTIKTLINYHSKYMQAYFTRGMINVEKGDTVAALKDYDTALELDKYYAPLYAQRGLLYLHSEKYEESLRDFDQAIYYETNKAGYHINRGLARFYNNDLRGAMSDYDIVVDLEPNNLIARFNRGLLRSQVGDVYGALDDFNKIVELEPDNFQAIYNRAFLNQETNNNTDAIKDLNVIIEEYPNFVPAYYFRSEVKRKLNDIKGADKDYWFAYDLEQDLRKQREQGKIVTGKEVLDINEYEASEEDKVRESSDKNIAKFKKLVIYDKEEEIKSKYDSEIRGRVQDKQVKVDLEPQFLITYYEKVDEINKYTSNKDKTISEFNNKKVLPLQLKVVNREEPLTDTQVAYHFQSIDNHSLAIDRNPLDANSVFGRAIDFMLVHDLSEAINDLNRAISLNPEFELAYFNRAAVRYKQLEINNYDGNITGGSVYFETTNKKSTSKFNEDIKQSKDDKVVYELNLIINDYNIVLKLNPEFIYAYFNRGNIKFIQKDYISALEDYNKAITINPDFAECYFNRGLLYLSMGNIDKGIKDLSKAGELGLASAYSIIKKMTNN from the coding sequence ATGAAGATATTCAAAACACTAATCTTCGTTTTACTAACTTCGGTGTTAGTACCAGTAACAGCACAAGTAAACACTAATAGAGTGATTGCTATAGGTAAAAATGCCTTGTATTTCGAAGATTATGTGCTTTCTATTCAATACTTCAATCAAGTTATAAAATCAAAACCATACTTAGCAGAGCCTTACTTATACAGGGCTATGGCTAAATTCTATTTAGATGATTACAGTGGTGCCGAAAATGACCTTACAGTATGTTTGGGAATAAACCCTTTTTATGTATATGCTTATCAATATAGAGGAGCTGCGCGACAAAGTCTGAAGAATTATCAAGGAGCGATAGAAGATTATGACAAAGGATTAGAGTCTCGTCCTGAAGATAAATATATGCTCTTGAATAAAGCAATAGCTTATGCTCAAATGGAAGATTATGACAACGCATTACAAACCATAAAAACACTAATAAACTATCACTCTAAGTATATGCAGGCCTACTTTACTCGAGGAATGATTAATGTAGAGAAGGGCGATACTGTTGCTGCACTTAAGGATTACGACACAGCATTAGAGTTAGATAAATATTATGCTCCCCTATACGCTCAACGAGGTTTACTGTATCTGCATTCTGAAAAGTATGAAGAATCTTTGAGAGATTTTGATCAGGCAATATATTACGAAACAAATAAGGCAGGTTATCATATCAATAGAGGTTTAGCTCGTTTTTATAATAATGATTTACGAGGGGCTATGTCGGATTACGATATTGTTGTCGATTTAGAACCTAATAATTTAATAGCTCGTTTTAATCGAGGTTTACTTCGTTCGCAGGTCGGAGATGTGTATGGTGCATTAGATGATTTTAATAAGATTGTAGAGTTAGAGCCAGATAATTTTCAAGCTATATACAATAGAGCTTTCCTAAATCAAGAAACTAACAATAATACAGATGCGATTAAAGATCTAAATGTTATAATAGAGGAATATCCTAACTTCGTGCCGGCATATTATTTCAGATCGGAAGTTAAACGAAAGCTTAATGACATAAAGGGAGCCGATAAGGATTATTGGTTTGCGTATGATTTAGAACAAGATTTAAGAAAACAAAGAGAACAAGGAAAGATAGTAACAGGTAAAGAGGTTTTGGATATAAATGAATATGAAGCATCTGAAGAAGATAAAGTCCGCGAAAGCTCTGATAAAAATATAGCCAAGTTTAAGAAGTTGGTCATTTATGATAAAGAGGAGGAAATAAAATCAAAATATGACAGTGAAATACGAGGACGAGTGCAAGACAAACAAGTTAAAGTTGATTTGGAACCTCAATTCTTAATAACATATTACGAAAAGGTTGACGAAATTAACAAATACACATCTAATAAAGATAAAACTATATCTGAATTTAATAACAAAAAAGTATTGCCTTTGCAACTTAAGGTTGTTAATCGTGAAGAACCATTAACTGATACTCAGGTGGCATACCATTTTCAATCCATAGATAATCATTCTCTTGCAATAGATAGAAATCCTTTAGATGCTAACTCTGTATTTGGAAGAGCTATAGATTTTATGTTAGTGCACGACCTGTCTGAGGCTATTAACGATCTTAATAGAGCTATCTCTCTTAATCCTGAATTCGAATTGGCTTACTTTAATAGAGCCGCCGTTCGCTATAAACAATTGGAAATAAATAATTATGATGGAAATATAACAGGAGGCTCAGTGTATTTTGAGACAACAAACAAAAAAAGTACATCTAAGTTCAATGAAGATATAAAACAAAGTAAAGATGATAAGGTTGTTTACGAACTTAATCTTATCATAAATGATTACAATATAGTGTTAAAACTTAACCCTGAATTTATTTACGCCTACTTTAATAGAGGAAACATAAAATTTATTCAGAAAGATTATATATCAGCTTTAGAAGATTATAATAAGGCAATAACAATTAATCCAGACTTTGCTGAATGTTACTTCAATAGAGGATTGTTGTATTTATCTATGGGGAATATAGATAAAGGTATTAAGGATTTAAGTAAGGCAGGAGAGTTGGGTTTGGCAAGTGCTTACAGTATAATAAAGAAAATGACAAATAATTAA